TTCATCCTCAGTTACTTCCCTCGACACAAACAGGGGGGCCTGTTGCCCGCGACCGCTTCTTGTGAAAAACAAAATTGCCCATCGATGGACACGCTAAATTGTTTCTTCTTTCTTCGAAAGCATCGCTTCGATAATTTGGGTGGTATATTCGCTGTTCAGGAGATTTTCTGCGTAGGTTGTTATTGACAATACCTTTTCAATATCTTTCGCAATTTTAGGAGATATGAGTTTCAATTCCTTATAGGTTCAATGAAAGGTTGAAAATCCCAGCGTGTCAGAAAATTCTCTATATAGTTTCAATTCCTTATAGGTTCAATGAAAGGCTGATTCGCTCCCAGAAATCCTCGTCCCGTAAGCCGTTTCAATTCCTTATAGGTTCAATGAAAGTCTCCATGTCTGATTTCAGCTTCTTATTCATCCAGGTTTCAATTCCTTATAGGTTCAATGAAAGCATCATTGCGCTGGTTAACCAAGGCTACTCCCATACGTTTCAATTCCTTATAGGTTCAATGAAAGAATGTAGCTGAACTAAGACTCAGTCTTAATGATATTGTTTCAATTCCTTATAGGTTCAATGAAAGTCTTAATAAACACATCATCCATTTGCCTGTCAACTCGTTTCAATTCCTTATAGGTTCAATGAAAGATAATAATTTGCCTTGCCCTTGAGTAATTCCGCCTCGTTTCAATTCCTTATAGGTTCAATGAAAGACTCCTCAAGCCAGGCTTCACATTCCTCTTTGCTGCGTTTCAATTCCTTATAGGTTCAATGAAAGTCTTTGCTGGTACTGCCTGAATGCGGCTAAAAACATGTTTCAATTCCTTATAGGTTCAATGAAAGTTAAAGATTTCGAGCCAGCTTCGCACCTTGATGATGGTTTCAATTCCTTATAGGTTCAATGAAAGCATGAACCAATACAGTTGAAATCATGCAGAAGAATGGTTTCAATTCCTTATAGGTTCAATGAAAGTGGGAAACGAGGGGGCAAATCATACCTACAGGACAGTTTCAATTCCTTATAGGTTCAATGAAAGTCAAATCAAACATCAACAATTATTCTTCTTTCTGAGTTTCAATTCCTTATAGGTTCAATGAAAGGATTCAACATCCTTAACATTGTTCAAGGTTGTAGAGTTTCAATTCCTTATAGGTTCAATGAAAGTTTTTCTCCCCACATTAAGCACCGATCACACGATTTGTTTCAATTCCTTATAGGTTCAATGAAAGCATGTCCGGCGCAGGATTAACAAGGCGTATAATTGCGTTTCAATTCCTTATAGGTTCAATGAAAGACCTCAGAGTGAAAATCAGAAGCAGGAGCAGAGGTCGTTTCAATTCCTTATAGGTTCAATGAAAGCGGATTACTGCAAAAAATCATCTCGGTGTTGCTGTGTTTCAATTCCTTATAGGTTCAATGAAAGGCATGTTTCAGTTGTGTCTACTTCAATTTGCGTCGTTTCAATTCCTTATAGGTTCAATGAAAGCGTTAACTTTCCAAAATGCATTTTAACCTCTTTAGTGTTTCAATTCCTTATAGGTTCAATGAAAGTCTAATTCCTTTTTTCGCTTGCTTTGTGGCCCTGTCGTTTCAATTCCTTATAGGTTCAATGAAAGAATCCTCATACCATCCGCATACCATCCGATAGTTTTGTTTCAATTCCTTATAGGTTCAATGAAAGTTTACGGTACTCCTGAATCGAAAGCCGCAAACAGAGGTTTCAATTCCTTATAGGTTCAATGAAAGCGGTGTTCCAGCCACCTTAGACCCTGCTTTTTTCATGTTTCAATTCCTTATAGGTTCAATGAAAGTTTTTGCGTCTTTTTCGCCTACTATATATGACGCCGTTTCAATTCCTTATAGGTTCAATGAAAGTAGGGCTGTATTCATATACTTTTGTCTCAAGATAGTGTTTCAATTCCTTATAGGTTCAATGAAAGGAATTTCGACGCGAATATCTTTGCGCAATTATAGGCGTTTCAATTCCTTATAGGTTCAATGAAAGAGAAATGGAAGTAAAAGACAAAGATGCGTCTTCTTTGTTTCAATTCCTTATAGGTTCAATGAAAGCTGGCACGGTGAAATCTTCTGGCCGTGATATGTTCTCGTTTCAATTCCTTATAGGTTCAATGAAAGAACTTCAGATGTGCCAGCCTCTGCTTCAGCTTGCGAGTTTCAATTCCTTATAGGTTCAATGAAAGGATACTATTTGCAGAGATGTTCCCCCTCCTTGAGGATGTTTCAATTCCTTATAGGTTCAATGAAAGGATAATCGTACTACGTGCGCCGGAAACTATTTCATGGTTTCAATTCCTTATAGGTTCAATGAAAGTTGGGGGTTAAAGCAAACTTTCTACAACATGGGCGCGTTTCAATTCCTTATAGGTTCAATGAAAGTCTTCCCCTGCTCGTGACAAAACAATTTCTGCTCAGAGTTTCAATTCCTTATAGGTTCAATGAAAGAACAACAATTTTATCAAGCGCTTAAATAACCGTTTCAGTTTCAATTCCTTATAGGTTCAATGAAAGGACGACCCACGTCCGCTTCTAATGTCCGATTTAACAGTTTCAATTCCTTATAGGTTCAATGAAAGGAGAATCTCCTTGTAACGTCGTAGGAATATACCCTGTTTCAATTCCTTATAGGTTCAATGAAAGTACTACAGTTCAGATTTCACCGGCCTAATACTACATGTTTCAATTCCTTATAGGTTCAATGAAAGCTTAACGTAGGAAAATACAAACTGCATTTTTTTTAAGTTTCAATTCCTTATAGGTTCAATGAAAGGAGTCATGGCGACTACGGCCTGAAATCTTTGAAGGGTTTCAATTCCTTATAGGTTCAATGAAAGTTTCTTGATCTACAAAAAAATCTACCACAATGGCCTGTTTCAATTCCTTATAGGTTCAATGAAAGCCCTTTCAAACATCTCATTAGAAAATGCAGGTACAAGTTTCAATTCCTTATAGGTTCAATGAAAGGAGTATCAAAACAGGTAAAGAAATTGAGGGATCATTGTTTCAATTCCTTATAGGTTCAATGAAAGCTGGGTAATCGATAATTTAGGATGCAACGGAAAACAGTTTCAATTCCTTATAGGTTCAATGAAAGTATTATTGCCCTTGCACGCCCAGGACCTTTACAAAGGTTTCAATTCCTTATAGGTTCAATGAAAGGAATTATTGTCTCCACTAGCTACAACCATTGTCTGCGTTTCAATTCCTTATAGGTTCAATGAAAGGCAGTGCATTCAGGATTAAATGTATTGTTTGTTAGTAGTTTCAATTCCTTATAGGTTCAATGAAAGGCGCCTACTGCTCCACCTACGCCAGCATTAAGTAGCGGTTTCAATTCCTTATAGGTTCAATGAAAGTTGCGAAAAAATCACGGCAGGGTATGCCTCGTGGCGTTTCAATTCCTTATAGGTTCAATGAAAGGCAATCTCAAGTAATTTTTCCTTTCTTTATCCTTACGTTTCAATTCCTTATAGGTTCAATGAAAGAAGGCATTTCAGTTTTGAAATTGACATTGCATGCCGTTTCAATTCCTTATAGGTTCAATGAAAGGCGGAACCCATCTTCCCAAAAATCGGCGTCTATTCCGTTTCAATTCCTTATAGGTTCAATGAAAGTTCTTGCGCAAAAGAGGTAGTGTTGAAATTTTAGGAGTTTCAATTCCTTATAGGTTCAATGAAAGTTCCTCGGCCAGCGAAAATTCTTCTTCGTTTCCGGTGTTTCAATTCCTTATAGGTTCAATGAAAGATCATCGCGCTAGTAAACCAAGGTTACTCCCAAGTGTTTCAATTCCTTATAGGTTCAATGAAAGCACGCCAGACACTTCCTTCCTGCCTCCCAAGCCACAGTTTCAATTCCTTATAGGTTCAATGAAAGTCGGAACCCATCCTCCCAAAAATCGGCATCTATTCGTTTCAATTCCTTATAGGTTCAATGAAAGGAGGCTTAGGCACACTGGATATACAAAGCAACGCAGTTTCAATTCCTTATAGGTTCAATGAAAGCTCGATAAGCTCCCTAACATCTGCCTTGTCTAGTGTGTTTCAATTCCTTATAGGTTCAATGAAAGCCGTTTTGGCTATGTAATGATAACAATGACTTATGAAACAAAAGCGACAGAAAAACAAGGGTTTTTTTCGTCGACCATCAATGATGCAAAAAACCCGCGAGGTCGAAATGGCATACCTAACTATAAATTTCATCATGAATTATGAGTTTTTTCTCCTCTTGTGAAATGAGTTTTTGAGATATATGCAACAGAGAAACTCCCAGGTTGACAGATGCATAAAAAATTTCTCATCACTCCTTTTGTCCATGAAAATCATTCTACCATGGAGCTCTCTGTTTTAAAGGATATTGTCCACCGGTCTCTTTTCTTTTCCCACGATCTCTTTATCCAACCATTTTTGATTCCTTGATGTAAAGATAATCAGCGAATCCTCTTCATCATCGTTCATAATCTTTCCGGCCTTTAACTTTAACTCTTCCAGTCTTGCATCGGTAATCTCTCCTTCAAACACCGAATTCTGGACATGGTGGAGATACCCCCTGCAGAGTTTCAGCATCTTTCCGCATCTCTTTTGGTCCACGTCGTACACGGCAATTACATACATGGTTCAACCCTCTTGTTTAAACCGTACAAACCCTTTCAGCGGTTCTAGCGGTAAAAATAGTTTAAACCGTTCAAACGGACCACATACATTATCAATCTAATACTGTCAAGTAATTTTATCCTGCTGTTATCAACGTTCAAACGGATTATATATATTATCAATCTCCGTTTAATACGTACAAGCAGCAAAAAGGTTCAAACAGTGTACGCTGTTTAAACGGTTTAAACGATTTCTCTTGCTTGAACGGACCTAAAAAATTACCACCAGATCTTGAATCCTTCATACACCTGTTCACCGATCAGGTGCTTTACCAGTTTGTAACATTCCAGACGGATAAGATAGCGATAGGAGACCTGACGTTCAAGCTTTTTGTGGGTGATAACGGTCTTCAGTCGTTCGTCATACTCCCTGATAACGGTTTTGCGTCCATTCTCGCTCAAATAACAAAAGTTTATTTCCTTCATACAATCCTTTTCCGTGATCTGTTGCCGGTTGAGCAGGGTGAAGATAATCCTGTCGCTCAAAATCGGTTTAAAGACCTCTGCCAGGTCAAGGCTCAACGAATATCTCCGGTCCCCCGGCTCATGGAGAAAGGAGATAAGGGGGCTTAATTGCGTATGATAAATTTCACCGAGGCATGTCGTATAGACGACGGAATTCACATACGAAATAAGGGCATTGATCATATTATCGGGCGGCTGTTTTACCCTCCGTTCAAATTCGATTTTCTGATCAATTATCACCGGCCATGCCTTGTAATAGGCGTTGCGGATATTTCCCTCGATCCCCATTAACACATCCACAGAGTTCGCCTTATCGATCTGAGACCTGTACCCTTCAATCGTATCGATGTATTCATCCAAAGGCTTTCCCCTGTTTTTATAATAACGCAGATTTTTCTGGATATTAAAACTCGCTGCCTCTATAAAGGTCCTTGCAAGCAGAAGTCTTTTTTTCCGGCTATTGTAATGGTTTACCTGTTTTACCAGGAGCTGGCCAGAATTCAGGTATTCTCTGGGATAATAACTTCCTGAATAGAATCCATAATAATTGAATACATGAACGGGAATACTCTTCTGCGCAAGGTAATTGAGAAGTTTCGTATTGAGGTCAATTTCGCCGAAAGCGTACAGCGCCTCCGTATTTTCTATCGGAATTACCACACGTGTGTCATCCTCTTTCACAAAGAAGATGGTGTTTTCCTTTCGTTTCAGGCGGCCGTTATTAAAGATATAGTAGTTTTGTTTCATGGTGAAAGACGATTATGTTGTTCAAACCGTTTAATCCGCTTAATCCGTTTAAACCATTTTTTTCTATTTGAACGGTCTGGTCGGTTTCTTCGTTTTAAACAGCTTGAACCATTTTTTTAATTTGAACGGCTAATTTACACCCAGCACATATCTCCATAGCTACATTTTTTACACAGCTTCATTTTTTCTGCCTTTGGAGGTATTTTACTTTCAACGATTTCCTGTATTTCGGTCAATATGGACTCGATCTTCCTGCTATCATCGTCTTCTAAAAACACGTCCAGCGTCTTTCTCAGTTTCGGATAATTGATCTTGCCGGTAACGCCTTCCACCCCTTTCTGTTTCAGGTACCAGAGATAATATTTGAGCTGCCAGATATGGGGTTCTTCCACCCTGTCCGACTTCTTTACCTCATGGATCACTCCATCCCGACCAATAAAATCGATCCTGATTGTGTCGTCAATATCGATTTCCTTTTTCTCGCGTTCGTACGAAGATTCATGTATCAGTTTGCCGAGGTAGACCATATCGCTCTGTTTTTCCATCTCGATATTTTTTGTAAAATACCAGAGTTTCTTTTTGCAGAGAAAGTAGTAATTTACCTGTGTGCCGGTAAAGCGCAGAGATGTTGATAACGGTGAATTCATGGTCATAAATGTATCCGCATATGTCAATGGTTCATGTCAGATTTCCGAACATTCAAGGATACAAAAATTATGTGACAGGACTTGGCAGGATAAGCAGGATTTTCCTATTATCATATCCATCCAGTCCATCCTATATTGCCACGAATAACAATTCTCACACACAATAGTTTTCTCTTTGACCCTGACAAATGCAAGGAATGCCTTGAAATCCACTGTGACATAAAGGGCGCTGATTTTTCAGGTATTTACTTTGTCAAGCAGATATGGATTGCCTCGCTCCATACAACACTTTTTGTACTTTTTTCCGCTCCCGCACGGACATGGATCGTTTCTGCCTGTCTTTGGCGTATTTTCCATAATAGGTTTCGGCATTTCATCGTACTCATAATCGTCTTCTGCCTGTTTTTCGTATTCTTTCTTCCACCGTTCCTGACGTCTTCTTATTTCCTTTTCATCATAAAAGGATAGCCAGTCCCGAATGTAATACGATATGTCTTTTTTATTTCCGGAGAAGATTTTTTCTACATCTGCTTCATCGAATGAAACGACAGGAAATGGTTGTGTCTCTCTCAATGCCCTTTCTTCCTTACAAAACGCGAGAAGAGATTCCTTATAATCATTGCATGAAAAATCAAGAAGCACATTCGCCGCAATTACCCTGAGATCCATATCTTCTTCTTTATCCATAAATATCGAGTGGATGAAGGGGATAAGGTTATTTTCTCTTTCGGGATTACAGGCGGTAATACCGGCGAGTCCCTGCACCGCATTCGTTCTGACATACCAATCCTGTTTCTTATCTTGCGCAAGTTTTCGAAGATCCTCCAGGGCAGGTATTCCTATCTTACCGAAGATAGCGGGAAAAGCATCATACACCCAATCCACCGTATACTTTTTAGACCACGTTATTGCATTAATAAGCGGAGAAATGCTTTCTTTTGTGCCGATGGCGCCCAAGATGAATACCGCATGGACCGGAGCCCAGAATTCCGGTATTTCCGCGGCCCAGTTTGATTCTTTTGAAATAATACCGGAGAGTGGCGCTATCATCCGTTCACTGCGCATCAAAAATTCATCCACCGCCTCGCGCGGCAAACGGTCTTCTTCCGTAAAAAGAAGTTTCACGAGGGCGTCATCATTCAGCGTTGCATAATCAGACATACACAAACCTCATTTTTTATTGAGATATATAACGATCAATTGCCTTTATGTACAGAGGATAAAGTTCGTCAACTTTTTTTACCGCTTCAAGGATTATTTTTCTTTAAAAAGATTTTAATCGATTCAGCTCGCGCGTCTCGCAATTTTTTTGTGTCAACATACCTTCTGAATGCCAGAGAGGCAAACTCATGAAACATGCCAGGTGCTTTCTCATAGAGGAGTTTGCCGTTTTTTACCGCCGCGAATTTTAATAGCGGACTTGCGCGTCTCAAATCAACTACATCGACAGTGTCAGTCTTAAGTAGCCTTATAACACTATTTGTTAGATTAAGAATATCTATTATGTTAACAAACAAAAACCCAAGATCAATGTCGCTTCTTTTATGGATATTGCCTGTTGAAATTGAGCCGAACAAAATAACAAGCTTCAGGTCTTCCTGTTGAAACAAGGGTTCAAGGTCCTTTTTTATCAATCCTTCTGTAATTTTTTCTCTTTGTTTCATTGTAATAATCGATTGTTTTTAAACGATAAATGGCCACAACTGGAAAACGAATTATTTTGATAATAGTCCTTTAATAATATACTGATGTATTTCGGAAAGAATTTCTTTGATACACGGCATTTCAGATTCTTTTATTTCTGCAGTGGTATGTTTATGATGGGGAAACGATTGCACTTCCGGATGATGAGGGGCGTTATCGTAGCGAAATATCATTGCATTTTTGGAGTCCATGTAATGATATCTATAATCAAAATTGAATTGACCGTTTTCATCATGAACATAATGGAAAATACTCAAGAAAGAATCGTCTATAAACTTGATTTTTGCCCTGACATATGCAGTGTTTTGGCTTATATAAATTTTTTGAAAATCGGAGAAAATTACCAGATAATCGTCTTTTATTATCTTTTCTATTTCATCCAGATGTTCATCGATCACTTAATTAATCCTTTTAGGTTTTCCTTTGTTTGTGCCCATTCTTTAATCCCTTCAATCAACGCCTTCCACTCAAAATAGTCTTCTTCATCACCCATCTTTCCTTCTTGAAAAAGTTTAAAAAATTCATCTGAAGAAAGATTATATTTGCTTTCAAAAATTCTACACCTGTTTTTTAACTCCCGTTGCGCTAAATCACATATCTTTTCTTCTCTTTTGATTGTTGAAGCTAAGCTCCCTGGTATTGTCATATTTATCTCCATTTTTCCAAGGTATTAAATATTTTCCTGAATTTCCGATAAATCATCATGATGTTTTTCGTATCAGTAACAGTCATAAAGTCACCTCGATGAAAATTATATCAAAGTCATTAAACTCGCACAACTGCTTAAAGAAGTGCAGATTTTCTATTTTAAACAGGGATTAACGTGATACATAGGATGTTTCAAGATATTTTTCTTAGCCTCTCTGTGAATGAAAATTCGTGCCTATTCGTGGCTAAACTCTTTTAATCCAGTTCATCCTGTCTAACACTGTTAAGTAAAATCCGTAAGTTTTTCTGCGTACTCTAAGGGATTTTCTTTGTATCGTAAGAGTGTTTTACCGATTCTTTCCTTTAGATTTTTATCCAGATTCTCGATGTCTCTTATTGCCCTTGCAGTGTAGACAAGTTCATAGTTCACTTGCCAAATACCTCGTCATGAGTTTTTACCCGTCTGGCTTTATAATCTGCCCTGGCATCTTTAATGCTTTCTAAATATTCCGGTGAAGTTGCTGCAAGTAAATCCTCGATAAGGATGTCTCTCTCTTTTTTTTTCATTCTTTTTATCGCCTTGATAAGCTCCGCCGGTGTAAGATCAATTTTTACTGTATCTGACATACTGGAACCTCCTGCTAAATTTTTAATTTAAAAACCTCTTTATGAATGATGAAGTTTCATCTAAGGAAAAGGAATATATATCCTGTTCCGCCCTGTTCCTGTTAACTAAAATCCGTGTTCATCCAGCATATAAATACC
The Candidatus Brocadiaceae bacterium DNA segment above includes these coding regions:
- the cas2 gene encoding CRISPR-associated endonuclease Cas2, producing the protein MYVIAVYDVDQKRCGKMLKLCRGYLHHVQNSVFEGEITDARLEELKLKAGKIMNDDEEDSLIIFTSRNQKWLDKEIVGKEKRPVDNIL
- the cas4 gene encoding CRISPR-associated protein Cas4, with product MTMNSPLSTSLRFTGTQVNYYFLCKKKLWYFTKNIEMEKQSDMVYLGKLIHESSYEREKKEIDIDDTIRIDFIGRDGVIHEVKKSDRVEEPHIWQLKYYLWYLKQKGVEGVTGKINYPKLRKTLDVFLEDDDSRKIESILTEIQEIVESKIPPKAEKMKLCKKCSYGDMCWV
- the cas1b gene encoding type I-B CRISPR-associated endonuclease Cas1b, producing MKQNYYIFNNGRLKRKENTIFFVKEDDTRVVIPIENTEALYAFGEIDLNTKLLNYLAQKSIPVHVFNYYGFYSGSYYPREYLNSGQLLVKQVNHYNSRKKRLLLARTFIEAASFNIQKNLRYYKNRGKPLDEYIDTIEGYRSQIDKANSVDVLMGIEGNIRNAYYKAWPVIIDQKIEFERRVKQPPDNMINALISYVNSVVYTTCLGEIYHTQLSPLISFLHEPGDRRYSLSLDLAEVFKPILSDRIIFTLLNRQQITEKDCMKEINFCYLSENGRKTVIREYDERLKTVITHKKLERQVSYRYLIRLECYKLVKHLIGEQVYEGFKIWW
- a CDS encoding nucleotidyltransferase domain-containing protein, encoding MKQREKITEGLIKKDLEPLFQQEDLKLVILFGSISTGNIHKRSDIDLGFLFVNIIDILNLTNSVIRLLKTDTVDVVDLRRASPLLKFAAVKNGKLLYEKAPGMFHEFASLAFRRYVDTKKLRDARAESIKIFLKKNNP
- a CDS encoding DUF6516 family protein produces the protein MIDEHLDEIEKIIKDDYLVIFSDFQKIYISQNTAYVRAKIKFIDDSFLSIFHYVHDENGQFNFDYRYHYMDSKNAMIFRYDNAPHHPEVQSFPHHKHTTAEIKESEMPCIKEILSEIHQYIIKGLLSK